Proteins co-encoded in one Rhopalosiphum maidis isolate BTI-1 chromosome 2, ASM367621v3, whole genome shotgun sequence genomic window:
- the LOC113553738 gene encoding nitric oxide synthase-interacting protein homolog: protein MTRHARNCTAGAVYTYHEKQKDASQSGYGTQNERVGKDSIKNFDCCSMTLQPCRTPIVSPEGHLFDKEALLQYMITKKNEYCRKLKEYEKQKHKQEEELAELGRAEQQSKVNDFLKRESMVKRQNDIYKMKSQKRSEKNVSSISNMVNGLDKHLPSFWVPSETPDANKAPMQKPDKTIYCPMSGKPLKLKNFVDVKWTLVNDPSDKKSLAVRENRYMCAVTHDILSNAVPAAVIRTTGHVITMECFEKLIKKDWLHPLNGEKLTEKDIIPLQRGGTGYATTNVNLQGKNARPVLQA, encoded by the exons ATGACAAGACATGCTAGAAATTGTACAGCAGGCGCTGTTTACACATatcatgaaaaacaaaaagacGCTTCCCAGTCTGGTTATGGAACACAAAATGAACGTGTCGGTAAAGATTCCATTAAGAACTTTGACTGTTGTTCAATGACATTACAACCTTGCAGAACTCCAATTGTTTC ccCTGAAGGTCATCTATTCGATAAAGAAGCTTTATTGCAATATATgattaccaaaaaaaatgagtactgtcgaaaattaaaggaatacgaAAAACAGAAACACAAGCAAGAAGAAGAATTAGCTGAATTAGGGAGAGCTGAACAGCAATCCAAAGTCAATGATTTTCTTAAAAGAGAAAGTATGGTGAAAAGACAAAatgatatttacaaaatgaaaTCTCAGAAACgatcagaaaaaaatgtatcatctaTTTCAAACATGGTTAATGGTTTGGATAAGCATTTGCCAAGCTTTTGGGTACCATCGGAAACACCAGATGCTAATAAAGCGCCTATGCAAAAacca gataaaactatttattgtcCAATGAGTGGCAAaccattgaaattaaaaaactttgtGGATGTAAAATGGACACTAGTAAATGATCCTAgtgataaaaaatcattggCAGTTCGTGAAAATCGTTACATGTGTGCAGTGACTCATGACATACTAAGTAATGCTGTACCTGCAGCCGTTATTCGTACAAC TGGTCATGTGATTACTATGGAATGTTTTGagaagttaattaaaaaagattgGCTACATCCTTTGAATGGAGAAAAATTAACAGAAAAAGATATTATACCTTTACAAAGA ggtGGAACAGGATATGCAACAACAAATGTGAATTTGCAAGGGAAAAATGCTAGACCAGTCTTACAagcataa
- the LOC113552260 gene encoding vacuolar protein sorting-associated protein 52 homolog gives MDKKFIELDDSVLDQILKSETDLRNYSQQVESDLKYHENLDVEKYIKSGDQIVTLHKHLNHCENVLEHTESVLYTFQEELQNITNEITRLQQRSIFMAQQLCNRQSFKGLMHQFIEDVIVSETLISAITTCSVTDEKFSTHLSVLNYKILFVDEQNFKDVKSQNDVKDVYEKLKITATSKIRHFIMEQINKFKKPTTNYHIPQNTLFEYKFLFEFLLNHDSISAQEIYNDYVDALSKVYFTYFKSYLSYLQKLQFEEAATKDDLLAVEDPTSRTLFQKSIKKNTVFTIGNRASVLNEIDNSIIIPHQNNLTNLSFEAIFRSVQYALVDNACREYKFDCEFFKVDQPTAQGLFSQIMGKTLGLLIKHLEHFVENCYDALALFLCGQLSMRYQALCQNRLVPVLAQYWDTILAMIGTRFRFILKRHIQSVKDYDISKFNKEKKPHFIMRRYAELVSAIVSFSENNKCEPELICSLTEEVLTFVLRLATMFRTRKDRLIFLINNYDLVLRILMERVRDSTFEVDRFKEELSARSKDYVDEVLQVYFGGMMKFVTDAENGQDIDSDSRQLGLAKTFTSTWKMSLEEINKEILPSFPNLTTGASLLQLAFSQLIDYYHKFQKVLLAPNKAQLPNIHVIMIEIKKYKTNY, from the coding sequence atggacAAGAAATTCATTGAGTTGGATGACAGTGTGCTGGATCAAATTCTCAAATCGGAAACCGATTTACGTAATTATTCTCAACAAGTAGAATCTGATTTGAAATATCACGAAAATCTCgatgtagaaaaatatattaagtctgGAGATCAAATAGTGACATTACATAAACATCTGAATCACTGTGAAAATGTATTGGAACACACAGAAtcagtattatatacttttcaaGAGGAAttgcaaaatataacaaatgaaATTACTAGGTTACAGCAGAGATCAATATTTATGGCTCAACAACTATGTAATAGACAGTCTTTTAAAGGGCTCATGCATCAATTTATAGAAGATGTTATTGTATCTGAAACACTCATCTCAGCCATAACTACATGTTCAGTAACAGATGAAAAGTTTTCAACACATTTGTCTGTactaaactacaaaatattgtttgttgaTGAACAGAATTTCAAAGATGTAAAATCACAAAACGATGTGAAAGATGTgtatgaaaaattgaaaattactgCTACATCAAAAATTAGACATTTCATTATGGaacagataaataaatttaaaaaacctaccacaaattatcatataccACAAAAcactttatttgaatataaatttctgTTTGAGTTTTTGTTAAATCATGATTCAATATCTGCtcaagaaatatataatgactATGTTGATGCATTgagtaaagtttattttacttattttaaatcatacttGAGTTATTTACAGAAGTTACAATTTGAAGAAGCCGCTACAAAGGATGATCTGTTGGCAGTAGAAGATCCAACGTCACGTACcctttttcaaaaatcaattaaaaaaaatactgtttttacTATTGGCAACAGAGCATCTGTACTTAATGAAATTgacaattcaataattataccacatcaaaataatttgaccAATTTATCATTTGAGGCCATATTTAGATCAGTCCAATATGCTCTTGTAGATAACGCTTGTCgagaatataaatttgattgtgAGTTTTTTAAAGTAGATCAACCTACTGCCCAGGGACTATTTTCTCAGATTATGGGTAAAACTCTAggacttttaattaaacatctagaacattttgttgaaaactgTTATGATGCATTAGCACTTTTTTTATGTGGCCAGTTGAGTATGCGTTATCAAGCTCTTTGTCAAAATCGTTTAGTTCCTGTACTGGCTCAGTATTGGGATACAATTCTTGCTATGATTGGGACTAGATTTCGATTTATACTTAAACGACATATCCAAAGTGTTAAAGATTATGATATTTCCAAGTTTAATAAAGAAAAGAAGCCCCACTTTATTATGAGACGATATGCTGAACTTGTATCAGCTATAGTTTCATTCagtgaaaacaataaatgtgAACCTGAATTAATTTGTAGCCTAACCGAAGAAGttttaacatttgttttaCGTCTTGCCACTATGTTTAGAACCCGTAAAgatcgtttaatatttttgattaataattatgatttggtATTAAGAATACTAATGGAACGTGTTAGAGATAGTACATTTGAAGTGGATAGATTTAAAGAAGAGCTTTCAGCTAGAAGTAAAGATTATGTTGATGAAGTACTTCAAGTATATTTTGGTGGGATGATGAAGTTTGTTACAGATGCAGAGAATGGCCAAGATATTGATTCAGATTCAAGACAATTAGGATTAGCTAAGACATTTACATCTACCTGGAAGATGTCTTtagaagaaataaataaagaaatattaccTTCATTTCCTAATCTAACAACAGGTGCTTCTCTATTACAATTAGCATTTTCAcagttaattgattattatcataaatttcaaaaagttttattagcTCCAAACAAAGCCCAGTTACCTAATATACACGTGATAATGATAGAGATTAAGaagtataaaactaattattag